Genomic DNA from bacterium:
CCGGCGCGTCTTCTCCAGGTTGAAGCTGCTCACCTTGGTGGGCCAGGCCAGGGCGGGGTAGGTGAAGCGCCAGGGCTCCCGTCCGGGCAACACCTCCACGGCGAAGCGCCCGCCCAGCAGGGCAAGCACCCGCTCCGCCTCGGCGCCCAGGTCCACCTCCGGCGTCTCGTTGCGCAGCATCTTCTGCCAGTGCGTCTTGTCCGGCAGATGGGCCGCCAGGAAGGACTCCACCTCGCCCACGGCGCGGCGATCGGGCAGGCGCAGCAGGGGCAGGGCCAGGCTGGCGCCCTGGTCCATCCAGCGGGTGGGGATCTGGCTTTGACGGGTGATGCCCACCTTCAGCCCGCTGCTGACCGCCAGGTAAAGGACATGGGGTTGGAAACAGTGCCGCTCCCCCCAAGCCGGGTCGCGGCAGGGGTTGCCGGCGTCGTGGTAGTGGCATAGTTCGGGCTTGACGATGCAGATGTCGTTCTGGGGCAGGCGCACGAAACAGGGATAGCAGGAACCCTCGCCATAGGCCTTGGCCGTGGCGGCACCGCAGTGGAGGCAATGAATGCGGCCCTCGTGCTCCAGGACGAGACGCCGGCCCAGCAGCGGGTTGAGTTCCAGCGGCGGGCCGCCCTGGAACGCGTCGGTCAATGTGTAAGCGACGGGCGACTCGGGGCGGGCCGTCATCTTGCACAAGGTGCCCTGCCATCTCATGCGTCCTCCCGCATACCCTTTTTCATCCTTGCGACAGTCCAAGATAGGACCGTGCCAGCACCCGCGATCCAGTGACGTCCTCGCCCTGGCGGAGGGACGCGTGGCCATCGCCCGGGTGCGGGAGCTGCTGGACCAGCCCGCCTGAACGACCTCAGCTTGGCGAATCCCCCCCCCGAGCCTATCTTGCCGGCGGTTCGCAAGTCGTTTCTCGGGGTTGGGTGGAAGTCCCAGCCGGCGGTGACAGCCCGCGAACCCCGCACCTAAACCACGGGCCTGTCATACGTGAAAGGCCGCTGGTTTAGGTGCGGGGCCGAGTCCGTGGAACCCGGACGCCGACGGTGAGAGCCCGGATGGGAGAGAGACGCGCCCGTGCTTGCCAGCCAGGGGACCGCTCCCGGTGTCCGCCGCGGGATCCCCTGCCGGTCGACCGGCCGTCCATCCCCTTCACCCCGTCCAGCACGGGATGTCCATGTCCAGCCTCTGGCCCCAATCCCTCTTGCCGGCCATGCGCCGCGCCCTGGCGCTGGCTGAGCGGGGACGCCCCGGCGCCGCCCCCAACCCGATGGTGGGCGCCGTGCTTGTGCGGGAGGGCCGCCTCCTGGCCGAAGGCTGGCACGAGCGCGCCGGCGATCCCCACGCCGAGGTCCGCTGCCTGCGCGGCCTGCCGCGCAGCGTGACCCGGGGCGCCGATCTCGTCGTCACCCTGGAACCCTGCTGCCATGAGGGCCGCACCCCCCCCTGCACCGGACTCATCCTGGCCGCCGGGATCTCCCGCCTCGTCGCGGCGATGGAGGATCCCAATCCCCTGGTCGCCGGACAGGGCCTGGCCCAATTGCGCGCCGGCGGCGTGGAGACGACCTGCGGCCTGTTGGAAGGGGAGGCCCGCGCCCTCAACCGCCACTTCGTCAGCGCCATGACCCGCGGCCGGCCCTGGGTCACGCTGAAATGGGCCCAGAGCCTGGACGGCCTCATCACCCGGCAGGCCGGTCGGCCCACCGCTTTGAGCGGACCGGCCAGCCGGGAGGAGACCCGCCTGCTGCGCGCCGCCCACCCCGGCCTCCTCATCGGGGTCGGCACGGCGCTGGCCGACGACCCCCTGCTTGGTTTGCCGCACATCCCGGGCCGGCCCTTCAGCGGCCGCGCCCCGCACCGCCTGGTGCTGGATTCCCGGGCCCGCTTGCCCCTCGACGGACGCCTGGTCCGCTCGGCGCGGGAGCAGCCGCTCACCCTCCTCTGCGGGCGGGAAGCGCCCACGGTGCGCGTGCGCCGGCTGGAGCGCCTGGGCGTGGGCGTGGCCCGCCACGGCGGCGCCGCGCGGCCTCCCCTGGACTGGGTGCTGGCGGAGTGCCTGGCCCTGGGCCTGGACGGCCTCCTGGTGGAAGGCGGAGCTGCCGTTCACGGCTCCTTCCTGGCCGCCGGCCTGGTCGACGAGCTGGTGACGATCACCGCGCCGCTGCTGCTGGGTCGCGGCCTCCCCGCTGTCCAGATCGCCGAGGGCGTGGCGCCGGCCAGGGCCTTCCGCCTGGTCCGGCAAAGGCGGGTCGGCGCCGACCTCTGGCAGGCCTGGCGTCCGGAAGCGAGGGGGTAGCAGCGATGTTCACCGGCATCGTGGAGGAGCTGGGCACGGTGGAAGCCGTCCGCTCCGAGGGCGGCGGCCGGCGCCTGCGCCTTCGCGCCAGCCGCGTGCTGGCCGATCTCAAGCCGGAGGACAGCCTGCTCGTCAACGGCGTCTGCCTCACGGTCACGGCCGTCGGCGCCGGCCTGGTGGAGCTGCAGGCGGTGGGCGAGACCCTGTCCAAGACGACCCTGGGCGGCCTGGCCTCCGGTGCCGCCGTGCACCTGGAGCGTGCCCTCACCCTGCAGACCCGCCTGGGCGGGCACTTCGTGCAGGGTCACGTGGACTGCACCGGCCGCGTCACGCGCCTGGAGCGGGCCACCCTGGGCATGGAGCTGGAGCTGGCATTCCCCCACGACTTCCTCCGCTTCACGGCGCGCACCGGTTCCATCTGCCTGGACGGCGTCAGCCTGACCGTGGCCGGAGCGGCCCGGCGCGAGGGGAGCGAGGGGCGGGCGCGGGTGGCGCTCATTCCCTACACCCTGGAGCACACCACCCTGGGCCGGCGGCGCCCCGGCGACGCTTTGAACGTGGAGTTCGACTGCTTGGCGAAGGTCGTCGAGCAGCTGCTGCAACACGGGGCGGCGCGCGCCCCGGGAGAGGGGCCGGGCGGTCTCTCCTGGGGGACGCTGACCGGCCTCGGCACCTGAGGACTGAGATGGACGTCGTGTTTGATCCGATCGAGGACGCCCTGGCCGCCATCGCCGCGGGCGAGATGATCATCGTGGTGGACGACCCCGACCGCGAGAATGAGGGGGACTTCATCATGGCCGCCGAGCTGGTGACGGCGGAGCGGGTCAACTTCATGGCCAGGCACGGCCGGGGCATGATCTGCGCCAGCCTGACCCAGGAGCGCTGCAAGACCCTGGGCCTGGATTTGATGGTGGGCGAGAACACGGCCCTCCACGCCACGGCCTTCACTGTCAGCGTGGACGCGCGGGCCGGCACCACGACCGGCATCAGCGCCCAGGACCGGGCCATCACCCTGCGCGCCCTGGCCGACTCCGCCACCGCCCCCGCCGATCTGGCCCGCCCCGGCCACATCCATCCGCTCATGGCCGCCCGCGGCGGGGTGCTGCAGCGCGCCGGCCACACCGAGGCCTCGGTCGACCTGGCCCGCCTCGCCGGCCTGCAGCCGGTGGGCGTCCTTTGCGAGATCATGAGGGACGACGGCAGCATGGCCCGCGTCCCCGACCTGGCCCGCGTGCGCGACACCTTCGGCCTCAAGATGATCACCATCGAGGATCTGATCGCCTGGCGCTCCGCCCATGAAAGCCAGATTGTGACACGCGTGCAGGTGCGCATGCCAACGCCCTGGGGCGAGTTCAACCTGCATCATTTCTACTCGCCGGTGGACAAGCGCGACCACCTGGCCCTCGTCATGGGTGACCCCGCCGCCGCCGTGGAGCCGGTGCTGGTCCGCGTCCACAGCGAGTGTCTCACGGGCGACGTCTTCGGCAGCATGCGCTGCGACTGCGGCAACCAGCTCCACCATGCCATGCGGCTGGTGGCCGACGAAGGAGTGGGCGTCGTCCTCTACATGCGGCAGGAGGGCCGCGGCATCGGCCTTGCCAACAAGCTGCGCGCCTATGCCCTGCAGGACGACGGCGCCGACACGGTGGAGGCCAACGAGCGTCTCGGCTTCCCGCCCGACCTGCGCCACTACGGCATCGGCGCGCAGATCCTCCAGGAGCTGGGCCTGAAGCACATTCGCCTCCTCACCAACAACCCGCGCAAGATCGTCGGCTTGAAGGGTTTCGGCATCGAGGTGGTGGAGCGAGTGCCGCTCCAGGTGCCGCACGGCGCCTTCAACGAACACTACCTTCGCACCAAGAAGACCAAGCTGGGCCACATGTTGAACATGTAAGGGGCATGCCATGAAGGAGATCAATGGGCAGCTGCAGGCCAAGGGCCGGCGCTTCGGCATCGTGCTGGGGCGTTTCAACGACCTGATCGGCGGACGCCTGCTGGAGGGCGCCCTCGACTGCATCGAGCGCCACGGCGGGGAGCGGGCCAAGGTCACGGTGGTGCGCGTGCCCGGCGCCTTCGAGATTCCCCTGGCCGCGGCCCGCTTGGCCGACTCCGGGCAGGTGGACGCCATCATCTGCCTGGGCGCCGTCATCCGGGGCGCCACGCCGCACTTCGAGGTGGTGATGCACGAGTCGGCCAAGGGCATGGCCCAGGTCATGCTCGAGAAGCGCCTGCCTGTCGCCAACGGCGTGCTGACCACGGACACCATCGAGCAGGCGGTGGAGCGCGCCGGCACCAAGGCCGGCAACAAGGGCTGGGACGCCGCCCTGTCCGCCATCGAAATGGCGGACCTGATGGCGCGGCTGGGCTGAGCCCCATGGCGCGCGCCCTCCTGACAGCCACCCTGTTCCTCGCCTGCGGCCTGGCCCAGGCCCAGGAGCGCTGGCGGCACGTGGCCGATTTCACCGACACGCGGGCCATGATCGCCGTGGACGGTCGCCTGGTCACCGCCTCCACCCGCGGCGGCGTCCTCCATCCCGTGGCCGGCGGCACCTGGGAGCACGTCTCGTTTCCGCAGGGCATGCTTGCGGTGGACTTGGTGGATGTTTGCACGGATGGAGCGGGCACCCTCTTCTGGGCCGGCGCCGACGCCAGCCTGAGCGCCCGCGGCCTTCATGACGGCGCCTGGTCGCGCGGCTTCCTCGAGTTCCGCGAGCATCCGCAGATCCGGGCGATCAACGACCTGTGGGGCGGCGGCGGCACCGTGCTCGTCGCCCACAGCATCGGCCTCACGCGCTTCGACTACCTGGCCGAGGACGACGAGTACCTCGTCCGTTGGAACCTGCATGCCCTGGGCGACTTCCCCCAGCAGAGCCCGGTCCTGGCCGCGACCGCATTCGGGGACTGGCTGGTGGCCGTCACGGCGAACGGCCTGGTTTGGGGCGCTGGCTGGCCCGCTCCGCCGGCCTCGATGCAGTCCTGGGCGCGCCCGGGCAACCTGGTCACGGTGGACCGCGCCTGGCTGGCCGCCGGCGAGGAACGGCTCTACGCCCTCTTGCAGGATCCGCTGGGCGCCGCCTGGGCCGGGTCGATGGGTCTGGACGGCCAGTGGCGCACGGAGCTGGCGGGCTTGTCCCAACCGCTGGCCCTGGCGGCGAAGGGATCCAGCTGGGTCCTGGCCCTGGCCAGCGGCACGGGCAGCCGCGTCCTGCAGGACGGCGGCCAGCACCAGTCCAGCCTCGGCCAGCGCGTGGGAGCCCTCGCCTACGAGGGGGGAACCCTGTGGGCGGCCTTGTTGCCGGGCGGAGAGGGCGGCGGACTGGTCGCCCTGGCGGACGACGGATGGGGCGAGCCCCTCCGTCCCGATCTGCCCGGGGCCGAGGAGTTCGTCGACCTGGAGGTGGCCGCCGACGGCAGCCTCTGGGCCGTGGGCGTGGCCTCCGACAACCGCCGCAACGGCCTCTACCGCCTGCGGCCGGAGGGCGGCTGGCAGGCCTGGAAGCTGGGTTATGACTATTTCGGCAACTACCCCACCAGCATCGCCTGCGACCGCCATGGCGGCGTGTGGTTCGGCAGCTGGGGCCGCGGTTGCAGCCGCCTCCTGCCCGACCTGCCCGAGCCCCAGGTGAAAAAATTCTCCTGGGACGCCGGACCCGCCCACCGCATGGCCGGCTTCGCCAATGCCCAGGTGGGCGAGGGCCCCACTTTTCCCCTGGTGAGCGACCTGCAGGAGGACGCCGCTGGCAACCTGTGGATTGTCAACCACCAGGCCCTGGACGACTCCTGCCTGGTCGTGGTGCCAGCCGCCTGGTATGCGGACAGCAGCACGGCCTTCGCCCGCAAGCATTTCCCGCAAATCGGCCTGCGCTTCCCCTGGGGCATCCTGCCCACGCCGACGCTGGGTGTCTGGGCCGGCGTGGCGGGCAAGGACTCCCGCGACGAACGCAAACGCCTGCTTCAGCTCTCCAGCCGCGGGCTGCCTGTCTCCCGCCTGGCGGAGTGGCGCCTGGACCAGCACGAGCTGGCCGACGCCAACTGGAACTTCGGCCTGGCGGCGCCCGGCGTGGTGAACGGCCTGGCCGTGGACGCCTCCGACAACCTCTGGCTGGCCACCTCCGACGGCTTCTACGTGGGCGGCATCTATGGCGGCTTGGCCCAGTTCAGCCGCGTGCAGTTCCTGGAAGGCCTCCTCAGCGAGCAGGTGGAGGCCCTCACGGCCGATGGCCGCGGCCGCGTCTGGCTGGGGGCCGACGCCGGGCTCAGCGTCTACGAGCCGCAGGCCGCCCTCTTCCGCAATCCGGTTGTGGCGGCGGAGCTCAACAGCCTGCTGCGCCGCGCCGAGGGCTTCCAACTGAACGCCGTGCGCATCATGCCTGACGGCGCCCTCTGGGTGGCGGGCAACCTGGGCCTCTTCACCTGCGGGACCGGCGCCCGCGATTACGGCCGCGCCCCCGCCGGCACGGCCCGCATGTACCCCAATCCCTTCCGCCCGGACGGCCTCCGGCGCGCCCGCCTGCTGCCCGAGGGCCTGGCCAACGACGCCACCATCGTCCTCTACGACGCCTCCGGCCGGCGCGTGCGCAAGCTCTCCCTGCTGGAGGCCGAGGAGGGCTGGGACGGGCGCGACGACGGCGGCGCCCTG
This window encodes:
- a CDS encoding DUF2797 domain-containing protein is translated as MRWQGTLCKMTARPESPVAYTLTDAFQGGPPLELNPLLGRRLVLEHEGRIHCLHCGAATAKAYGEGSCYPCFVRLPQNDICIVKPELCHYHDAGNPCRDPAWGERHCFQPHVLYLAVSSGLKVGITRQSQIPTRWMDQGASLALPLLRLPDRRAVGEVESFLAAHLPDKTHWQKMLRNETPEVDLGAEAERVLALLGGRFAVEVLPGREPWRFTYPALAWPTKVSSFNLEKTRRVEGVLQAIKGQYLLFDSGVLNLRKHSGWDLALRVVEA
- the ribD gene encoding bifunctional diaminohydroxyphosphoribosylaminopyrimidine deaminase/5-amino-6-(5-phosphoribosylamino)uracil reductase RibD, which gives rise to MSSLWPQSLLPAMRRALALAERGRPGAAPNPMVGAVLVREGRLLAEGWHERAGDPHAEVRCLRGLPRSVTRGADLVVTLEPCCHEGRTPPCTGLILAAGISRLVAAMEDPNPLVAGQGLAQLRAGGVETTCGLLEGEARALNRHFVSAMTRGRPWVTLKWAQSLDGLITRQAGRPTALSGPASREETRLLRAAHPGLLIGVGTALADDPLLGLPHIPGRPFSGRAPHRLVLDSRARLPLDGRLVRSAREQPLTLLCGREAPTVRVRRLERLGVGVARHGGAARPPLDWVLAECLALGLDGLLVEGGAAVHGSFLAAGLVDELVTITAPLLLGRGLPAVQIAEGVAPARAFRLVRQRRVGADLWQAWRPEARG
- a CDS encoding riboflavin synthase, whose translation is MFTGIVEELGTVEAVRSEGGGRRLRLRASRVLADLKPEDSLLVNGVCLTVTAVGAGLVELQAVGETLSKTTLGGLASGAAVHLERALTLQTRLGGHFVQGHVDCTGRVTRLERATLGMELELAFPHDFLRFTARTGSICLDGVSLTVAGAARREGSEGRARVALIPYTLEHTTLGRRRPGDALNVEFDCLAKVVEQLLQHGAARAPGEGPGGLSWGTLTGLGT
- a CDS encoding bifunctional 3,4-dihydroxy-2-butanone-4-phosphate synthase/GTP cyclohydrolase II, with protein sequence MDVVFDPIEDALAAIAAGEMIIVVDDPDRENEGDFIMAAELVTAERVNFMARHGRGMICASLTQERCKTLGLDLMVGENTALHATAFTVSVDARAGTTTGISAQDRAITLRALADSATAPADLARPGHIHPLMAARGGVLQRAGHTEASVDLARLAGLQPVGVLCEIMRDDGSMARVPDLARVRDTFGLKMITIEDLIAWRSAHESQIVTRVQVRMPTPWGEFNLHHFYSPVDKRDHLALVMGDPAAAVEPVLVRVHSECLTGDVFGSMRCDCGNQLHHAMRLVADEGVGVVLYMRQEGRGIGLANKLRAYALQDDGADTVEANERLGFPPDLRHYGIGAQILQELGLKHIRLLTNNPRKIVGLKGFGIEVVERVPLQVPHGAFNEHYLRTKKTKLGHMLNM
- the ribE gene encoding 6,7-dimethyl-8-ribityllumazine synthase — encoded protein: MKEINGQLQAKGRRFGIVLGRFNDLIGGRLLEGALDCIERHGGERAKVTVVRVPGAFEIPLAAARLADSGQVDAIICLGAVIRGATPHFEVVMHESAKGMAQVMLEKRLPVANGVLTTDTIEQAVERAGTKAGNKGWDAALSAIEMADLMARLG